The Thermotoga sp. Ku-13t DNA segment AGACGTTCCATAGGGAAGGTGTCGCCGGATGATCAGGGTTCACGTGAACGATCCGCTGGAGAAAGAAGCGATGGAAATCCTCAAATCCAAACCACAGCTCGAGGTTACCTGCGAGCATCTCGACAAAGAGAAGCTTCTCGAAGTGATGCCGGAAATCGAGGTCCTTATCGTTAGAAGTGCCACGAAAGTCACAGCCGACCTGATCGAGAGAGCTGCCAAGCTCAGGTTGATCTGCAGAGCGGGTGTTGGACTGGACAACATAGACGTTGAAGCTGCACAGAAAAAGGGTATCAAAGTTCTGAACACACCGGGTGCCAGTGCAGTGTCAGTGGCTGAATTAACGCTCGGCCTGATGCTCTCAGCTGCCAGGCATATAGCTAGAGGAACGATGGATCTGAAGAATGGCCTGTGGACGAAAAAAGAACTCGAAGGAGTCGAACTGTTCGGCAAAACGCTGGGCATAATAGGACTCGGAACGATCGGAAAAGAAGTGGCAAAGAGAGCCCTTGCCTTTGGAATGAACGTCGTAGCCTACGATCCGTACGTGAAACATTTCGAAGGTGTGAAACTCACCAGCCTGGACGAACTGTACGTCGTTTCCGATTTCATCACTCTGCACGTCCCACTGACCAGTGAAACCAGACATTTGATAAACGCTGAAGCCATCACAAAAATGAAAAACGGTGTGATCATCGTGAACGCATCGCGTGGAGGGGTCATAGACGAAGCAGCGCTGTACGATGCACTCGTTTCAAGAAAGGTGTACGCAGCGGCTCTGGACGTCTTCGAGGTCGAACCTCCCACCGATGAACTCAGAAAGAAACTGCTGCAGCTTCCTTACGTTGTGGCAACTCCACACATAGGAGCTTCGACGGTGGAGGCACAGGCAAGAGTGGCAAAAGAACTGCTCCAGAAACTGTTCGAAGAGCTGAAAATATGAAGGGGGCACTCGCTGCCCCCTTCTTTTTAAGCGACCACGATTCTTTGACCTGATTGAATCGCTTTCTTGATGGCTTCTTCCAGCTTTCCAAGCAGATCGAACGCGTCGTCTTCGGATGAAGCTTGGCTCACAGAAAGAACCAGCTCGGGTGTTCTT contains these protein-coding regions:
- a CDS encoding D-2-hydroxyacid dehydrogenase; translation: MIRVHVNDPLEKEAMEILKSKPQLEVTCEHLDKEKLLEVMPEIEVLIVRSATKVTADLIERAAKLRLICRAGVGLDNIDVEAAQKKGIKVLNTPGASAVSVAELTLGLMLSAARHIARGTMDLKNGLWTKKELEGVELFGKTLGIIGLGTIGKEVAKRALAFGMNVVAYDPYVKHFEGVKLTSLDELYVVSDFITLHVPLTSETRHLINAEAITKMKNGVIIVNASRGGVIDEAALYDALVSRKVYAAALDVFEVEPPTDELRKKLLQLPYVVATPHIGASTVEAQARVAKELLQKLFEELKI